In the Nocardia asteroides genome, GCTCGGCGGCGGCCACCGCGATGGCGAGGCCGATGCCCCGGCTGGCGCCGGAGATCACCACGGTGCGATCGAGCAGCGGACGGTCCTGGTCGGGCATGGTTCTCCTCGCGGCGGCGGTATTGGCATTCTCATTTTCTGGAAGTAGCATATCCGTCAATGAACAACCACGTGCAAAATTGGTCTCGGACCTGGTGGGAGGCACCGTGCGCATCGGCGTGATGATCGGTCCGGAGAAGGGCGATTCCGGCCGCAAGCTGGAGCGCATGCTGCGCGACATCGAGTGGGCCGAATCGGCGGGAATGGACACCGCCTGGATTCCGCAGATCCCCACCGATTTCGACGCGCTCATCACCATCGCGGCGATGGGGCTGAAGACATCGCGGATCGAGCTCGGCACCGCGGTGGTGCCGCTGCAGGCGCAGCACCCGATCGCGCTGGCCAGGCAGGCGCTCTCCGCGCACGCCGCGGCGGGCGGGCGGCTCGCGCTCGGCGTCGGGCCGTCGCACCACTGGATCGTGCGGGACATGCTCGGGCTGCCCTACGAGAAGCCTGCCGCCTACTCCCGCGACTACCTCGACGTGCTGAACGCCGCGCTGCGCGGCACCGGCTCGGTGGACGTGGAGAACGACACCTTCACCGTGCACAACCCGCTGGACCTGGGCCCGGTGGCGCCGGTCCCGGTGCTGATCGCCGCACTCGGCCCGGTCATGCTGCGGATCGCGGGCGAGCGCACCGACGGCACCGTGCTCTGGATGG is a window encoding:
- a CDS encoding LLM class F420-dependent oxidoreductase, whose amino-acid sequence is MRIGVMIGPEKGDSGRKLERMLRDIEWAESAGMDTAWIPQIPTDFDALITIAAMGLKTSRIELGTAVVPLQAQHPIALARQALSAHAAAGGRLALGVGPSHHWIVRDMLGLPYEKPAAYSRDYLDVLNAALRGTGSVDVENDTFTVHNPLDLGPVAPVPVLIAALGPVMLRIAGERTDGTVLWMADERAIEHHVLPKISKAAADAGRPAPRIVAGLPVCLCAADQVDEAKARANRILGEAEVSPNYQRLLEQGDARDIGDLCIAGDEETIAAGLRRYAEAGATDLSIRLLPIGDDRDTLVASKRRTREMIAVLARELR